The following proteins come from a genomic window of Microbacterium sp. SY138:
- a CDS encoding GntR family transcriptional regulator: MSEVLALLRAQILDGTYAGGAGLPSEMELAALHGVSRRTIRTVLATLARQGLVESHRGSGWFVQPSQPQGFDRMRSFTQWARGRGRAPGGLIVARTTRKATAREARLLGIRTDADVLTFTRVRTLDQRPVMVERSTWAPWVVPHVAGLPDDVVSTTRVLADAGIVVSSGNHRIEAVAAATEDARLLGVRRSSPLLQVRRETFASNGRPVECAEDRYVPHTISFEAQAFGAAALPGED; this comes from the coding sequence ATGAGTGAGGTGCTCGCGCTCCTTCGCGCGCAGATCCTTGACGGCACCTACGCCGGGGGAGCAGGGCTTCCCAGCGAGATGGAGCTGGCCGCCCTCCACGGCGTCTCTCGACGCACGATCCGCACCGTGCTCGCCACCCTGGCGCGGCAGGGGCTGGTCGAGTCGCACCGGGGCTCAGGATGGTTCGTGCAGCCCAGCCAGCCGCAGGGATTCGACCGGATGCGGTCGTTCACCCAGTGGGCGCGTGGCCGCGGGCGCGCACCCGGCGGTCTCATCGTGGCCCGCACGACGCGGAAGGCCACGGCGCGGGAGGCGCGTCTGCTCGGGATCCGCACGGACGCAGACGTCCTGACCTTCACCCGTGTGCGGACACTCGACCAGCGCCCCGTGATGGTGGAGCGCTCGACATGGGCGCCCTGGGTGGTTCCGCACGTCGCAGGTCTTCCGGATGACGTGGTCTCCACGACACGAGTGCTCGCAGACGCCGGGATCGTGGTCTCGTCGGGAAACCACCGGATCGAAGCGGTGGCTGCGGCGACCGAGGATGCGCGTCTGCTCGGTGTGCGGAGATCCAGTCCGCTCCTGCAGGTGCGACGCGAAACCTTCGCCTCGAACGGCCGACCCGTCGAATGCGCCGAGGATCGCTACGTTCCGCACACGATCTCCTTCGAAGCGCAGGCCTTCGGAGCGGCCGCGCTCCCCGGCGAAGACTGA
- a CDS encoding GNAT family protein, translating into MRHGPIELRLVRAKDARPLQHELLANRSWLQPWEATVPYGSVSFDMRLSIRRLLQQYRDGSGYPFVMEYDGEVAGQLNVWGVSRGSLCSATIGYWVSERFAGRGITPTAVAMATDACFTEYGLHRMEICIRPENAASLRIVQKLGFRYEGLRRRYIHIDGDWRDHYAFALTKEDVPQGVLARWLSGQVPPDAATVPPSDRISQ; encoded by the coding sequence ATGCGACACGGACCCATAGAACTGCGGCTCGTCCGTGCGAAGGATGCGCGACCGCTGCAGCATGAACTGCTCGCCAACAGGTCGTGGCTCCAGCCGTGGGAGGCGACCGTCCCCTACGGCTCGGTGTCGTTCGACATGAGGCTCAGCATCCGACGCCTGCTCCAGCAGTATCGTGACGGCTCGGGCTATCCGTTCGTCATGGAGTACGACGGCGAGGTCGCGGGACAGCTCAACGTGTGGGGAGTGTCCCGCGGCTCGCTGTGCTCGGCCACGATCGGGTACTGGGTGAGCGAGCGGTTCGCCGGCCGGGGGATCACTCCGACTGCCGTGGCGATGGCCACGGACGCGTGCTTCACGGAGTACGGACTGCACCGCATGGAGATCTGCATCCGGCCGGAGAACGCGGCGAGTCTGCGCATCGTGCAGAAGCTGGGGTTCCGGTACGAGGGGCTGCGTCGTCGTTACATCCATATCGACGGCGACTGGCGCGACCACTATGCGTTCGCCCTGACGAAGGAAGATGTGCCGCAAGGGGTGCTCGCACGCTGGCTCAGCGGTCAGGTGCCGCCCGACGCCGCAACGGTGCCCCCCTCCGACCGCATTTCGCAGTGA
- the galU gene encoding UTP--glucose-1-phosphate uridylyltransferase GalU — protein sequence MADHKIKAVIPAAGLGTRFLPATKAMPKEMLPVVDKPAIQYVVEEAANAGIDDILVIIGRNKNAISNHFDSVPELEVKLMEKGDTGRLERVMKSSDLADIHFVRQGEPKGLGHAVLRARTHVGDSSFAVLLGDDLIDERDPLLTDMIAEHERSGAAVIALMEVDPANIHMYGAAAVEPLEGSDAVQVTGLVEKPAQEDAPSNLAIIGRYVLPASVFDILEHTEPGKGGEIQLTDALQVLATDPDGPGVVGVVFGGRRYDTGDRVDYIKAIVQLAADRDDLGPELRPWLKEFAERL from the coding sequence ATGGCTGACCACAAGATCAAAGCCGTCATTCCCGCCGCAGGCCTGGGGACGCGATTCCTCCCTGCGACGAAGGCGATGCCCAAAGAGATGCTGCCCGTCGTCGACAAGCCGGCGATCCAATACGTCGTCGAAGAGGCGGCGAACGCCGGCATCGACGACATCCTCGTCATCATCGGCCGCAACAAGAACGCCATCTCCAACCACTTCGACTCCGTGCCGGAGCTCGAGGTGAAGCTCATGGAGAAGGGCGATACCGGTCGTCTCGAGCGCGTGATGAAGTCGAGCGATCTCGCCGACATCCACTTCGTCCGCCAGGGCGAGCCGAAGGGGCTCGGTCACGCGGTCCTGCGTGCGCGCACCCACGTCGGCGACAGCTCTTTCGCCGTGCTCCTCGGAGACGACCTCATCGACGAGCGCGACCCGCTCCTCACCGACATGATCGCCGAGCACGAGCGTTCGGGCGCGGCCGTGATCGCGCTTATGGAGGTCGACCCCGCGAACATCCACATGTACGGTGCGGCCGCCGTCGAGCCGCTCGAGGGGTCCGACGCCGTCCAGGTGACCGGTCTCGTCGAGAAGCCCGCGCAGGAAGACGCGCCGTCCAACCTGGCCATCATCGGCCGCTACGTGCTCCCGGCGTCGGTTTTCGACATCCTCGAGCACACCGAGCCGGGCAAGGGCGGAGAGATCCAGCTCACCGACGCGCTACAGGTGCTCGCGACCGATCCCGACGGCCCCGGCGTGGTCGGCGTCGTCTTCGGTGGACGCCGTTACGACACCGGCGACCGCGTCGACTACATCAAGGCGATCGTGCAGCTCGCCGCGGACCGCGATGACCTCGGGCCCGAGCTGCGTCCCTGGCTCAAGGAGTTCGCGGAACGCCTCTAG
- a CDS encoding 5-formyltetrahydrofolate cyclo-ligase gives MSNDVEHAKRALRAELRERRQLLSDTQRDAAATAIGERLDALIDELGARSISCFLSTTTEPGTREFVTRAVRRGIRVLLPVTRADGLLDWAVATDDDEVSEGLFGLPEPTGEVLGPIAVNDVDLMIVPAAAVDRTGMRMGWGRGYFDKTIGSMEKCPPVYAVIYDSEVLDELPREVHDQPVDGVVTPSQTLTLSPRRR, from the coding sequence ATGTCGAACGACGTCGAACATGCGAAGCGTGCACTCCGCGCCGAACTCCGCGAACGACGCCAGCTCCTCTCCGACACGCAGCGCGACGCCGCGGCCACGGCCATCGGCGAACGCCTCGACGCCCTGATCGACGAGCTCGGCGCCCGCTCCATCTCGTGCTTCCTGTCCACCACCACCGAGCCGGGCACCCGTGAATTCGTGACCAGGGCCGTGCGGCGCGGCATCCGCGTGCTCCTCCCCGTCACTCGCGCCGATGGGCTGCTGGACTGGGCCGTGGCGACCGACGACGACGAGGTCAGCGAGGGGCTGTTCGGTCTGCCCGAGCCCACAGGCGAGGTGCTGGGCCCGATCGCCGTCAACGACGTCGATCTCATGATCGTCCCCGCTGCCGCGGTCGATCGCACCGGGATGCGCATGGGCTGGGGACGCGGCTACTTCGACAAGACCATCGGCTCGATGGAGAAGTGCCCGCCCGTCTATGCCGTGATCTATGATTCCGAGGTACTCGACGAACTTCCGCGCGAGGTACACGACCAGCCCGTGGATGGCGTCGTGACCCCGTCGCAGACCCTCACCCTGTCGCCGCGGCGACGCTGA
- a CDS encoding FmdB family zinc ribbon protein, producing the protein MPTYAYACTSCGHKFDAVQSFADDALTVCPECGGALRKQYGSIGVTFNGSGFYRTDSRAKSGGSKDGSASSKTESTTSAKPAAASTPASS; encoded by the coding sequence ATGCCCACCTACGCCTATGCCTGCACCTCGTGCGGACACAAGTTCGACGCCGTGCAGAGCTTCGCCGACGACGCTCTCACCGTGTGCCCCGAATGCGGTGGCGCGCTGCGCAAGCAGTACGGCTCGATCGGCGTGACCTTCAACGGCTCCGGCTTCTATCGCACGGACTCGCGCGCCAAATCCGGTGGATCGAAGGATGGTTCGGCATCATCGAAGACGGAATCGACGACGAGCGCCAAACCGGCGGCTGCGTCGACTCCGGCCTCTTCCTGA
- the mscL gene encoding large conductance mechanosensitive channel protein MscL, translating to MLKGFKDFLLRGNVIDLAVAVVIGTAFTAIVTAVVNSIINPLIALFLKADAAGQFGIPVTNIYGETVTFPIGELISAIISFLAVAAVVYFVFVLPMNTFKARVEARKGTPAEEPEEEPAASTESELLVEIRDLLKAQRGA from the coding sequence ATGCTCAAAGGTTTCAAGGACTTCCTGCTCCGCGGCAACGTCATCGACCTGGCCGTCGCTGTCGTCATCGGTACGGCTTTCACCGCGATCGTCACGGCCGTCGTGAACAGCATCATCAACCCGCTCATCGCGCTCTTCCTGAAGGCGGATGCCGCCGGTCAGTTCGGCATCCCCGTGACGAACATCTACGGCGAGACCGTCACGTTCCCCATCGGCGAGCTGATCTCGGCGATCATCAGCTTCCTCGCCGTCGCCGCCGTCGTCTACTTCGTCTTCGTGCTGCCGATGAACACGTTCAAGGCCCGCGTCGAGGCCCGCAAGGGCACTCCGGCCGAGGAGCCCGAGGAGGAGCCGGCCGCCTCGACCGAGTCCGAGCTGCTCGTCGAGATCCGCGACCTGCTCAAGGCACAACGCGGAGCCTGA
- a CDS encoding ATP-binding protein → MSISDLHGTTTGLDIAHAAEAERTRLRAEAADLGGPSPLVSFRDSPESGIDISKAHPGSLPQFITGKSTLLSNLFRDEVGLRTARLAAERITAKNTELRTVRGIEAVHLAVGVARWRIGGAGFAAPVLLRPLAIRRHHSDFELKLQGTFEVNPELVRIARDHFGLTIDATALASLAYDGGIFKPQPVIDSLRAMTRSIDTFSVEPRLVVSTFADVSGLMSRDGGSLDHPVLNALAGHVGDRERVTAPRAIPHHIGPDDRAPASDNLLLDADAEQEAVLARIAAGHSLTVATLPGTGGTQTVINALGELVRGGKRVLVVSARRSTLDGVRHRLAGIGLDSLAISPASVRRDLVRAIGRNEKATAPKVSEVDDALVRLRTVLRDYRQALSAPVAGLDASVLDATRQLTRLASLPVPPSTTARLGPDALRRLAADRTEAAEALAQAARLGEFRFGPNDSPWYGVTFSSTEAARAAHELAGRLHANSVPALLERGYELIAQTHMRPFSTIDELGEYLRLLQGIRDSLDRFSPTVFERPLGELIQAHGSRRDAPGLSGANRRRLRRLAKEYVRPGVHVTEMHEALLRIQAQRTQWQRCVEAGVAPEIPLGLADVYVAWQRVEAELAELDAALGRREPLASLPVARLVRTLAGLAAKSDVFENLVERAQLRDRLALLGLEPLLAELSVRHVSESQVGEELEFAWWQSLLERALQDNRALLGANTAVVDRLERDFRLVDEAHAAMAGPLLAWQLANQWRIAIVDEPQQSQHLRRALTQSATTTAQVVSAAPTLVDVLAPVWISSPYLVPEIPDSVEFDTVILVDAAAINLAEAAPAIRRARQIVAFGDPVTQRPTPFRIAVDPEESWEAEVPFDDVSAFERLSELLPVMTLTRSYRAGGEDLAELINDAFYGGEIVSLPWAGSYLGRGSLTVDYVEGGTGTPDPISGAVESPDAEVARVVTLVVEHAVHRPAESLMVVTASARHAERVRAAVTSAFAGRSDVADFVGRDTVEPFAVLTLEESVAESRDRVIFSLGFGLTKHGRVLSDFGDLSTPDGERLLTVGMTRARRSMVLVSSIRPSSFDDGRLEHGAATLMSILGGLAARSRDARLEDLADPLTLALARELRRLGASVDVDYRGLLPLVAQHGGKAVVIESDPETRGESLRETLRLRPHVLRRLGWHYVRVHAFDLYSDPVTAATRIAAVLGISESTPRAENDTQPIDIVDTRDD, encoded by the coding sequence GTGTCGATCAGCGATCTGCACGGAACCACGACAGGCCTCGACATCGCACACGCCGCAGAGGCCGAGCGGACGCGTCTGAGGGCCGAGGCAGCCGATCTCGGTGGCCCTTCGCCGCTCGTGAGCTTCCGTGACAGCCCGGAGTCGGGCATCGATATCTCCAAGGCGCACCCGGGGAGCTTGCCGCAGTTCATCACCGGCAAGTCGACTCTCCTCTCGAATCTCTTCCGCGACGAGGTCGGGCTGCGGACAGCTCGGCTCGCCGCGGAGCGCATCACCGCGAAGAACACCGAGCTCCGTACCGTCCGCGGCATCGAAGCCGTGCACCTCGCCGTCGGAGTCGCCCGGTGGCGCATCGGGGGAGCGGGTTTCGCGGCCCCCGTGCTGCTGCGTCCGCTGGCGATCCGCCGCCACCACTCCGATTTCGAGTTGAAGCTGCAGGGCACCTTCGAGGTGAATCCCGAACTCGTGCGGATCGCTCGCGACCACTTCGGCCTCACGATCGATGCCACCGCGCTCGCCTCGTTGGCCTACGACGGCGGCATCTTCAAGCCGCAACCCGTGATCGACAGTCTGCGCGCGATGACGCGTTCGATCGACACGTTCTCGGTCGAACCGCGTCTGGTGGTCTCGACGTTCGCCGATGTGTCAGGACTGATGTCCCGCGACGGGGGTAGCCTCGATCATCCGGTGCTGAACGCCCTGGCCGGTCACGTGGGAGACCGCGAGCGCGTCACCGCTCCGCGAGCCATCCCGCATCACATCGGCCCGGATGATCGCGCACCGGCCTCGGACAACCTCCTCCTGGATGCGGACGCGGAGCAGGAAGCAGTGCTGGCCCGTATCGCGGCAGGGCATTCCCTCACCGTCGCGACCCTTCCCGGAACCGGGGGGACCCAGACCGTGATCAACGCGCTGGGTGAACTGGTGCGCGGCGGCAAGCGCGTGCTCGTCGTCTCCGCGCGGCGCTCCACCTTGGACGGGGTGCGTCACCGACTCGCCGGGATCGGCCTCGACAGCCTGGCGATCTCGCCGGCGAGCGTGCGGCGCGATCTGGTCAGGGCCATCGGACGCAATGAGAAGGCCACGGCGCCCAAGGTCAGCGAGGTCGACGATGCACTCGTGCGTCTGCGGACCGTCCTGCGCGACTACCGTCAGGCGCTCAGCGCACCCGTCGCCGGCCTGGACGCCTCGGTGCTCGACGCCACCCGTCAGCTGACACGGCTGGCGTCGCTGCCCGTGCCGCCGTCGACCACTGCTCGACTCGGCCCCGATGCCCTGCGTCGACTCGCCGCCGATCGCACCGAGGCCGCCGAGGCGCTCGCCCAGGCGGCCCGTCTCGGGGAGTTCCGCTTCGGCCCGAACGACTCGCCGTGGTACGGCGTCACCTTCTCCAGCACCGAGGCCGCTCGTGCCGCCCACGAGCTCGCCGGTCGACTGCACGCGAACAGCGTTCCCGCCCTTCTCGAGCGCGGCTACGAGCTGATCGCCCAGACCCACATGCGGCCGTTCTCGACCATCGACGAACTGGGTGAGTACCTGCGTCTGCTTCAGGGGATCCGCGACTCGCTGGACCGATTCAGCCCGACGGTGTTCGAGCGGCCGCTGGGCGAGCTCATCCAGGCCCACGGTTCGCGCCGCGACGCGCCGGGGCTGTCCGGGGCGAACAGACGTCGGCTGCGGCGTCTCGCGAAGGAGTACGTCCGTCCGGGCGTGCACGTCACGGAGATGCACGAGGCGCTGCTGCGCATCCAGGCGCAGCGCACGCAGTGGCAGCGGTGCGTCGAGGCGGGCGTCGCGCCCGAGATCCCCCTCGGTCTCGCCGACGTGTACGTGGCCTGGCAGCGGGTGGAGGCCGAGCTCGCCGAGCTCGACGCCGCCCTCGGACGGCGCGAGCCGTTGGCGTCGCTCCCGGTGGCGCGACTCGTGCGCACGCTCGCGGGACTGGCCGCCAAGTCCGATGTCTTCGAGAACCTCGTCGAACGCGCCCAGCTGCGCGACCGACTCGCTCTGCTCGGGCTGGAGCCCCTGCTCGCCGAGCTCTCCGTGCGCCATGTCTCCGAATCCCAGGTGGGGGAAGAACTCGAGTTCGCGTGGTGGCAGTCCCTCCTCGAGCGCGCGTTGCAGGACAACCGCGCCCTCCTCGGCGCGAACACCGCAGTCGTCGATCGGCTCGAACGCGACTTCCGGCTGGTCGATGAGGCGCACGCCGCCATGGCCGGACCGCTGCTCGCCTGGCAGCTGGCCAACCAGTGGCGGATCGCGATCGTCGACGAGCCGCAGCAGTCGCAGCACCTGCGCCGTGCGCTGACGCAGTCGGCGACCACGACCGCGCAGGTCGTCAGCGCCGCGCCCACCCTCGTCGACGTGCTCGCCCCGGTCTGGATCTCGTCGCCGTACCTGGTGCCGGAGATTCCGGACTCGGTGGAGTTCGACACGGTGATCCTGGTCGATGCCGCAGCGATCAACCTCGCAGAGGCCGCCCCGGCGATCCGGCGCGCGCGCCAGATCGTCGCGTTCGGCGACCCGGTGACGCAGCGTCCCACGCCGTTCCGCATCGCGGTGGACCCGGAGGAGTCGTGGGAGGCCGAGGTGCCGTTCGACGACGTCTCGGCCTTCGAGCGGCTCTCCGAGCTCCTGCCGGTGATGACGCTCACCCGCAGCTACCGTGCGGGCGGCGAAGACCTCGCGGAGCTCATCAACGACGCGTTCTACGGCGGCGAGATCGTGTCGCTTCCCTGGGCGGGCTCGTATCTCGGTCGCGGCAGCCTCACGGTCGACTACGTGGAGGGCGGCACGGGAACACCGGATCCGATCTCCGGCGCCGTCGAGAGTCCGGACGCCGAAGTAGCGAGGGTCGTGACGCTCGTGGTCGAGCACGCCGTGCATCGTCCTGCCGAATCGCTCATGGTCGTGACCGCGAGCGCGCGCCATGCCGAGCGCGTACGGGCCGCCGTCACCTCGGCGTTCGCCGGGCGCTCCGACGTCGCGGACTTCGTCGGACGCGACACGGTCGAGCCGTTCGCGGTGCTGACGCTCGAGGAGTCGGTCGCCGAGAGCCGTGACCGCGTCATCTTCTCGCTCGGCTTCGGACTCACCAAGCACGGTCGGGTGCTGAGCGACTTCGGCGATCTCTCCACTCCCGACGGAGAGCGACTCCTCACTGTCGGGATGACGCGCGCGCGCCGCTCGATGGTGCTCGTCTCCTCGATCCGTCCCTCCTCCTTCGACGACGGACGCCTGGAGCATGGAGCGGCGACGCTGATGTCGATCCTCGGCGGACTGGCCGCCCGCAGCCGAGACGCGCGCCTGGAAGACCTTGCCGATCCTCTCACCCTCGCCCTCGCGCGGGAGTTGCGGCGTCTGGGCGCCTCGGTGGACGTCGACTATCGCGGATTGCTGCCCCTGGTGGCCCAGCACGGCGGCAAGGCGGTCGTGATCGAGTCCGATCCGGAGACGCGGGGTGAGTCTCTGCGGGAGACGCTGCGGCTGCGACCGCACGTGCTGCGTCGTCTGGGCTGGCACTATGTGCGCGTGCACGCCTTCGATCTCTACAGCGACCCCGTGACCGCCGCGACGCGGATCGCCGCGGTTCTCGGCATCTCGGAGTCGACGCCGCGCGCGGAGAACGACACGCAGCCGATCGACATCGTCGACACCCGCGATGACTGA
- a CDS encoding methylated-DNA--[protein]-cysteine S-methyltransferase, producing the protein MTFRYDFAPTPFGDALAVFSDEGIVRFDLSESEDPRVPWLLEGVSHQLRAVPEPDPGAADELAHLLSDYFDGEPVRFDKHIRLDWRLVDGFALAALQTICSIEWGQTMSYGEVAILAGHPGAARAVGTACRITPFSIIVPVHRVVRSDGSAGQYGAHPERKRFLLDLEAH; encoded by the coding sequence ATGACGTTCCGCTACGACTTCGCCCCGACGCCGTTCGGGGATGCTCTCGCGGTGTTCTCCGACGAGGGCATCGTGCGATTCGACCTCTCCGAGTCCGAGGACCCGCGCGTGCCCTGGCTGCTCGAAGGCGTGTCCCATCAGTTGAGAGCAGTGCCAGAGCCCGACCCCGGAGCCGCCGACGAACTCGCTCATCTCCTGTCCGACTACTTCGACGGCGAGCCGGTGCGTTTCGACAAGCACATCCGCCTCGACTGGCGGCTCGTCGACGGGTTCGCCCTCGCCGCGCTGCAGACCATCTGCAGCATCGAGTGGGGCCAGACCATGAGCTACGGGGAGGTGGCGATCCTCGCGGGTCACCCCGGGGCTGCGCGCGCCGTCGGCACCGCGTGCCGCATCACCCCCTTCTCGATCATCGTGCCGGTGCATCGGGTGGTGCGCTCCGACGGCAGCGCAGGGCAGTACGGAGCGCACCCCGAACGCAAGCGGTTCCTGCTCGACCTCGAGGCGCACTGA
- a CDS encoding LuxR C-terminal-related transcriptional regulator: MSSPVTRESEADLVANAVRELARRTRFPVAFGGLIEEGVVSVTSIVGARTRSLDGLRVRPERGLGGRAMMELRPRMTSDYGSSQQITHDYDVFVLGEGLRTLLALPIVVHGRSRGVLYAGGWDEERVGGVTTAPAMQVAQAVADELRIRDEVQRRLQETTRGDEVVAPAQREELRQSFAELRSIAASVEDADVRDRIAQVERRLMTLAGDIASPATSPIPTVHLSPRETDVLACAALGSTNAEIAAQLGLREGTVKAYLGTAMSKLDASTRHAAVARARRAGLLP, encoded by the coding sequence GTGTCCTCACCCGTCACCCGCGAATCCGAGGCGGATCTCGTCGCGAACGCCGTGCGCGAGCTCGCCAGGCGGACGCGCTTCCCCGTCGCGTTCGGCGGTCTCATCGAAGAAGGCGTCGTGAGCGTCACGAGCATCGTCGGTGCGCGCACGCGGTCGCTGGACGGGCTCCGGGTGCGACCCGAGCGCGGGCTCGGCGGGCGGGCCATGATGGAGCTCCGCCCCCGGATGACGAGCGACTACGGGTCGTCACAGCAGATCACGCACGACTACGACGTGTTCGTCCTCGGCGAGGGCCTGCGCACCCTTCTCGCGCTGCCGATCGTGGTCCACGGCCGTTCCCGCGGAGTGCTGTACGCCGGCGGATGGGATGAGGAGCGGGTGGGCGGTGTGACCACGGCACCCGCCATGCAGGTCGCGCAGGCCGTCGCCGATGAGCTGCGCATCCGCGACGAGGTGCAGCGCCGTCTGCAGGAGACCACGCGCGGCGACGAGGTCGTGGCGCCGGCACAGCGCGAGGAGCTGAGGCAGAGCTTCGCAGAGCTGCGGAGCATCGCCGCCTCCGTGGAAGACGCGGATGTCCGCGACCGGATCGCGCAGGTCGAACGACGCCTCATGACCCTCGCCGGCGACATCGCATCACCCGCGACGAGCCCCATCCCCACCGTCCACCTGTCTCCGCGAGAGACCGATGTGCTCGCATGCGCGGCTCTCGGTTCGACGAATGCCGAGATCGCCGCGCAGCTCGGTCTGCGCGAGGGGACCGTCAAGGCCTACCTCGGCACGGCGATGTCGAAACTCGACGCCTCGACTCGTCATGCCGCCGTGGCGAGGGCTCGCCGCGCCGGACTTCTCCCCTGA
- a CDS encoding Lsr2 family protein, which yields MARRIVHQLVDDIDGSVLEVGEGETVHFSLNGTAYEIDLNAAHADELRSALAPYVAAGRKAGSSNSPRATSTRKRPARNPEVAAIRAWANENGHKLSERGRIPAQIVDAYNAAH from the coding sequence ATGGCGAGAAGAATTGTGCATCAGCTGGTCGACGACATCGATGGCAGCGTCCTGGAAGTGGGCGAAGGCGAGACGGTGCATTTCTCGCTCAACGGCACGGCATACGAGATCGATCTGAATGCCGCGCATGCGGATGAATTGCGTTCGGCATTGGCGCCTTATGTGGCAGCAGGCCGAAAGGCCGGCTCGTCGAATTCTCCGCGCGCGACATCGACTCGCAAGCGACCTGCACGAAACCCTGAGGTCGCGGCCATCCGCGCGTGGGCGAACGAGAACGGACACAAGCTCTCCGAGCGTGGCCGCATTCCCGCGCAGATCGTCGACGCGTACAACGCGGCGCACTGA
- a CDS encoding MarR family transcriptional regulator: protein MTTEPGTSPHAGAQDSLPVGDGGSRTSADTPDGLVHSAIYDVEASDPRSVLIDRSGVPPEELKQIARVMESLAGLREAEQALSQASRRYMRLNETDMRALHYLIVCANRNLVATPGGIAHHLGVSTAATTKLLDRLEQGGHITRAPHPTDRRALQISITAETRRAAMETVGRQQAKRFYSAARLSPAERETVIRFLTDMTEEITLRDEAWVQEGA, encoded by the coding sequence ATGACCACGGAGCCCGGCACCAGCCCGCACGCGGGCGCGCAGGATTCGCTCCCCGTCGGCGACGGCGGATCGCGAACGTCCGCGGATACGCCTGACGGGCTCGTCCACTCGGCGATCTACGACGTCGAGGCAAGTGATCCCCGCAGCGTCCTGATCGATCGCAGCGGTGTTCCGCCGGAGGAGTTGAAGCAGATCGCCCGGGTGATGGAGTCGCTCGCCGGACTGCGCGAAGCCGAGCAGGCGCTGTCCCAGGCGTCACGTCGATACATGCGTCTGAATGAGACGGACATGCGTGCGTTGCACTATCTGATCGTGTGCGCGAACCGGAACCTGGTGGCGACACCGGGGGGAATCGCGCACCACCTCGGTGTCTCGACCGCGGCGACCACGAAGCTCCTCGATCGCCTGGAGCAGGGAGGGCACATCACGCGTGCCCCCCACCCCACCGACCGCAGGGCACTGCAGATCTCCATCACCGCGGAGACGCGACGTGCAGCGATGGAGACGGTCGGGCGTCAGCAGGCGAAGCGCTTCTATTCTGCCGCCCGCCTGAGTCCCGCTGAAAGGGAAACCGTGATCCGATTCCTCACGGATATGACGGAGGAGATCACGCTCCGCGACGAAGCCTGGGTGCAGGAAGGGGCGTAA
- the idi gene encoding isopentenyl-diphosphate Delta-isomerase, which translates to MDDVTLLAEDGTALGTLPKSEVHTRDTPLHLAFSCYVLDREGRLLLTRRALAKKTWPGVWTNSFCGHPRPDETMDEAVRRHGVGELGIHLTEIRMALPDYRYRAVDASGIVENEICPVHVTILDGDPAANPDEVSEWIWVEVDSLIEAVTHAPFAFSPWLVEQLPQLRQLGEV; encoded by the coding sequence ATGGACGATGTGACCCTCCTCGCCGAAGACGGGACAGCTCTCGGCACGCTCCCGAAGAGCGAAGTCCACACGAGAGACACTCCCCTGCATCTCGCCTTCTCCTGCTATGTCCTCGACAGGGAGGGGCGGCTGCTCCTCACTCGTCGAGCGCTCGCGAAGAAGACGTGGCCGGGCGTCTGGACGAACAGCTTCTGCGGTCATCCACGACCGGACGAGACGATGGACGAGGCCGTGCGCCGACATGGCGTCGGCGAGCTCGGCATCCACCTCACCGAGATCCGCATGGCACTCCCCGACTACCGCTATCGCGCGGTGGATGCGAGTGGCATCGTCGAGAACGAGATCTGCCCCGTGCACGTCACGATCCTCGACGGCGACCCGGCCGCCAATCCCGATGAGGTGTCGGAATGGATCTGGGTCGAAGTCGATTCGCTGATCGAGGCTGTCACGCATGCACCCTTCGCGTTCAGCCCCTGGCTCGTGGAGCAGCTGCCGCAGCTGCGACAACTCGGCGAGGTGTGA